In Enterobacter sp. 638, a single window of DNA contains:
- a CDS encoding phosphatase PAP2 family protein: MIKRLPYILLLNAAGFALFLSWYLPANHGFWFPLDSGIFLFFNQLLAKSQAFLWLVAITNNRAFDGFSLLAMGCLMLSFWRKEDAAGRRRIIAIGLVMLLIAVVVNQLAQGLMPVKRSSPSLYFPNINRVSELLHISTKDASKDSFPGDHGMMLLIFSAFMLRYFGKKAFGVALIIVVVFIFPRVMIGAHWLTDIVVGSLSAVLIGLPWCLMTPLSDRLIDLFDRYLPRKCNKDKTNN; the protein is encoded by the coding sequence ATGATTAAAAGACTTCCATACATTTTATTGCTTAATGCTGCCGGTTTTGCGCTGTTTTTGTCCTGGTATCTGCCAGCGAATCATGGCTTCTGGTTCCCGCTGGACTCCGGTATTTTCCTCTTCTTTAATCAGTTGTTGGCAAAGAGCCAAGCCTTTTTGTGGCTGGTGGCCATCACCAACAACCGTGCCTTCGATGGGTTTTCATTGCTCGCTATGGGCTGCCTGATGCTCTCTTTCTGGCGAAAAGAAGACGCCGCTGGTCGACGCCGCATCATCGCCATTGGGCTGGTGATGTTGCTGATTGCCGTGGTGGTGAACCAACTGGCCCAAGGGCTAATGCCGGTTAAGCGATCCAGTCCATCGCTCTATTTCCCCAATATCAATCGCGTCAGCGAATTACTGCACATTTCGACTAAGGATGCGTCGAAGGACAGTTTCCCAGGGGATCATGGAATGATGTTGCTTATTTTTTCGGCATTCATGCTGCGCTATTTTGGCAAAAAGGCGTTCGGGGTTGCCCTGATTATTGTTGTGGTTTTTATTTTCCCACGCGTAATGATCGGCGCTCACTGGCTGACTGATATTGTGGTCGGTTCACTTTCTGCCGTGTTGATTGGTTTACCCTGGTGCTTAATGACACCGTTGAGCGATCGCCTGATTGACCTTTTCGACCGATACCTGCCTCGGAAATGCAACAAAGATAAAACAAATAACTAA
- the fruB gene encoding fused PTS fructose transporter subunit IIA/HPr protein, giving the protein MFKLTVQDIHPGEQAGNKEEAIRKIAASLVQAGNVAEGYVDGMLAREQQTSTFLGNGIAIPHGTTDTRDQVLKTGVQVYQFPQGILWGEGQVAYVAIGIAASGDEHLGLLRQLTHVLSDDAVAEQLQSATTAEELRALLMGEKQSEALKLDNDTLTLDIIATDLVTLQALNAGRLKEAGAVETAFVARVINDKPLNLGQGVWLNDSAEGNVRSAIAVSRAATSFDVDGEQAALLVTVAMADEQPVAVLKRLSDLLLNNKADRLLNADAATLLALLTSDDVSTDDVLSAEFVVRNEHGLHARPGTMLVNTIKQFDSEITVTNLDGSGKPANGRSLMKVVALGVKKGHRLRFTAQGADAEQALKAVGDAIAAGLGEGA; this is encoded by the coding sequence ATGTTCAAGTTAACAGTGCAAGACATCCATCCGGGCGAACAGGCCGGTAATAAAGAAGAGGCCATTCGCAAGATTGCGGCGAGCCTTGTGCAGGCCGGTAACGTTGCTGAAGGCTACGTTGATGGCATGCTGGCGCGCGAGCAACAGACCTCAACCTTCCTCGGTAATGGTATCGCGATTCCTCACGGCACCACGGATACCCGCGATCAGGTACTGAAAACCGGTGTTCAGGTTTATCAGTTCCCGCAGGGCATTTTGTGGGGCGAAGGACAGGTGGCATACGTCGCCATCGGCATCGCCGCAAGTGGTGATGAACACTTGGGCTTACTGCGTCAGCTGACGCATGTGCTGAGCGACGACGCTGTGGCTGAACAGCTGCAGTCAGCGACCACGGCTGAAGAGCTGCGTGCGCTGCTGATGGGTGAAAAGCAGAGCGAAGCGCTGAAACTGGATAACGATACGCTGACACTTGATATTATCGCCACCGATCTGGTGACGTTACAGGCGTTGAACGCGGGTCGCCTGAAAGAAGCCGGTGCGGTTGAGACCGCCTTTGTAGCTCGCGTGATCAATGACAAACCGTTGAATCTCGGTCAGGGTGTCTGGCTGAATGACAGCGCAGAAGGCAATGTCCGCAGCGCAATCGCGGTGAGCCGTGCAGCAACCTCTTTTGATGTGGATGGCGAGCAGGCTGCGTTGCTGGTGACGGTCGCGATGGCGGATGAACAGCCGGTTGCGGTGCTTAAACGCCTCAGCGACTTGCTGCTGAACAATAAAGCTGACCGCTTGCTGAACGCAGATGCTGCCACGTTGTTGGCCCTGCTGACCAGCGACGACGTATCAACCGATGACGTGCTCAGCGCCGAATTCGTGGTGCGTAACGAGCACGGCCTGCATGCCCGTCCGGGCACCATGCTGGTCAACACGATCAAACAGTTCGACAGTGAAATCACCGTGACCAATCTTGATGGTTCCGGCAAACCGGCAAATGGCCGCAGCCTGATGAAAGTGGTCGCGCTGGGTGTCAAAAAAGGCCATCGCCTGCGCTTCACAGCGCAAGGTGCTGATGCTGAACAGGCGCTGAAAGCGGTTGGCGACGCCATCGCGGCAGGTCTGGGGGAGGGCGCATAA
- the yeiP gene encoding elongation factor P-like protein YeiP, with product MPRANEIKKGMVLNYNGKLLIVKDIDVQSPSARGAATLYKMRFADVRTGLKVEERFKGDDIVDTVTLTRRFVDFSYIDGNEYVFMDKEDYTPYIFTKDQIEDELLFIPEGGMPDMQVLTWDGQLLALELPQTVDLEIVETSPGIKGASASARNKPATLTTGLVVQVPEYLSAGEKIRIHIEEKRYMGRAD from the coding sequence ATGCCAAGAGCGAATGAAATTAAGAAAGGTATGGTACTGAACTACAACGGCAAGCTGCTGATTGTGAAAGACATTGATGTTCAGTCGCCTAGCGCCCGTGGCGCAGCAACGCTGTACAAAATGCGCTTTGCCGATGTCCGTACCGGCCTGAAGGTTGAAGAGCGTTTTAAAGGTGATGATATTGTTGATACCGTGACCCTGACGCGTCGCTTCGTCGATTTCTCCTACATTGACGGCAACGAATATGTGTTCATGGATAAAGAAGATTACACGCCCTATATCTTTACCAAAGATCAGATTGAAGACGAGCTGCTGTTTATTCCTGAAGGCGGCATGCCGGATATGCAGGTTCTGACCTGGGATGGCCAACTGCTGGCGCTTGAACTGCCGCAGACGGTTGATCTGGAAATCGTAGAAACGTCACCGGGCATCAAAGGCGCATCTGCAAGTGCGCGTAACAAACCCGCAACGCTGACGACAGGTTTGGTCGTTCAGGTTCCTGAATACCTTTCCGCAGGCGAAAAAATTCGCATCCATATTGAAGAAAAACGTTATATGGGTCGCGCAGACTGA
- a CDS encoding YkgJ family cysteine cluster protein translates to MDCRPDCGACCTAPSISSPIPGMPNGKPANTRCVQLSDNNLCRIFGSSSRPKVCAGLQPTKEMCGSTRAQAMTWLLELETLTAP, encoded by the coding sequence ATGGATTGCCGCCCAGATTGTGGCGCGTGTTGCACCGCACCGTCCATTTCAAGTCCTATTCCTGGCATGCCCAATGGCAAGCCTGCCAACACCCGTTGCGTTCAGCTTTCTGACAATAATCTGTGTAGAATCTTCGGTTCATCGTCACGCCCTAAGGTGTGTGCAGGGCTGCAGCCCACGAAAGAGATGTGCGGTAGTACGCGTGCACAAGCGATGACCTGGCTTCTTGAACTGGAAACGCTGACCGCGCCCTAG
- the fruA gene encoding PTS fructose transporter subunit IIBC, which yields MKTLLIIDSSLGQARAYMAKTLLGAAAHKAHVEIVDNPNDAELAIVLGDKMPADSALNGKKVWLGDINRAVAHPELFLSEAKGHAAIYSAPVADAAVSATGPKRVVAITACPTGVAHTFMAAEAIETEAKKRGWWVKVETRGSVGAGNAITAEEVAEADLVIVAADIEVDLAKFAGKPMYRTSTGLALKKTAQEFDKALAEAKPYQASAKSQSASEGKKESAGAYRHLLTGVSYMLPMVVAGGLCIALSFAFGIEAFKEPGTLAAALMQIGGGSAFALMVPVLAGYIAFSIADRPGLTPGLIGGMLAVSTGSGFIGGIIAGFLAGYVAKAISSKLKLPQSMEALKPILIIPLISSLVVGLGMIYLIGKPVAGILEGLTHWLQTMGTANAVLLGAILGGMMCTDMGGPVNKAAYAFGVGLLSTQTYAPMAAIMAAGMVPPLALGLATIIARRKFDKAQQEGGKAALVLGLCFITEGAIPFAARDPMRVLPCCIVGGAVTGAISMAIGAKLMAPHGGLFVLLIPGAITPVLGYLFAIIAGTLIAGLSYAVLKRPEVESAAVAKAA from the coding sequence ATGAAAACGCTGCTGATCATTGATTCCAGTCTTGGACAGGCTCGCGCCTATATGGCGAAAACGCTGCTGGGCGCAGCGGCACACAAAGCGCATGTTGAAATTGTCGATAACCCAAATGACGCTGAACTGGCGATTGTTCTGGGCGACAAAATGCCCGCTGACAGTGCGCTGAACGGCAAAAAAGTGTGGCTGGGCGATATTAATCGCGCCGTGGCACATCCAGAATTATTCCTGAGCGAAGCAAAAGGCCACGCGGCGATTTACAGCGCGCCGGTCGCCGATGCAGCTGTCTCTGCAACGGGTCCAAAACGCGTTGTGGCAATCACCGCCTGCCCAACCGGCGTGGCACATACCTTTATGGCGGCTGAAGCCATCGAAACCGAAGCGAAAAAACGCGGCTGGTGGGTGAAGGTTGAAACCCGTGGTTCTGTGGGCGCTGGCAATGCGATTACAGCTGAAGAAGTGGCTGAAGCGGATCTGGTGATTGTGGCGGCAGATATTGAAGTGGACCTGGCAAAATTTGCCGGTAAGCCGATGTATCGCACCTCAACCGGCCTGGCGCTGAAGAAAACGGCACAGGAGTTTGATAAGGCGCTGGCCGAAGCTAAGCCGTATCAGGCATCGGCAAAATCGCAATCTGCAAGCGAAGGCAAGAAAGAGTCCGCGGGCGCTTATCGTCACCTGCTGACGGGTGTTTCTTACATGCTGCCGATGGTGGTGGCGGGCGGTTTGTGTATCGCGCTCTCTTTTGCCTTCGGTATCGAAGCGTTTAAAGAGCCGGGCACGCTGGCTGCAGCACTGATGCAGATTGGTGGCGGTTCAGCGTTTGCGCTAATGGTGCCAGTGCTGGCGGGTTACATTGCATTTTCCATTGCTGACCGTCCAGGTCTGACGCCAGGTCTTATCGGCGGCATGCTGGCAGTGAGCACCGGCTCAGGCTTCATCGGCGGTATTATCGCCGGTTTCCTGGCGGGTTATGTAGCGAAAGCGATCAGCTCTAAGCTGAAGCTGCCGCAAAGTATGGAAGCGCTGAAACCGATCCTGATCATTCCACTGATTTCCAGCCTTGTGGTGGGTCTGGGCATGATCTACCTGATTGGTAAGCCGGTTGCTGGCATCCTTGAAGGTCTGACCCACTGGCTGCAAACCATGGGTACTGCGAACGCGGTACTGCTGGGCGCAATCCTGGGCGGCATGATGTGTACCGACATGGGCGGTCCGGTAAACAAAGCGGCATATGCCTTTGGTGTTGGCCTGCTGAGTACCCAGACCTATGCGCCAATGGCGGCAATCATGGCCGCGGGTATGGTGCCACCACTGGCATTGGGCCTGGCAACGATTATCGCACGCCGTAAGTTTGATAAAGCGCAGCAGGAAGGGGGCAAAGCGGCTCTGGTTCTCGGTTTGTGCTTCATCACTGAAGGTGCCATTCCGTTTGCCGCACGTGACCCAATGCGCGTTCTGCCTTGCTGTATCGTTGGCGGCGCGGTGACGGGGGCTATCTCCATGGCAATCGGCGCAAAACTGATGGCACCACACGGTGGTCTGTTCGTTCTGCTGATTCCTGGTGCGATTACGCCGGTGCTGGGTTATCTGTTCGCGATTATTGCGGGTACGCTGATTGCTGGTCTGTCTTACGCGGTGCTGAAGCGCCCGGAAGTGGAATCTGCAGCGGTAGCTAAAGCAGCATAA
- a CDS encoding fructuronate reductase: MKTIASASLPPHVQLPRYDRQQLRSRIVHFGFGAFHRAHQALLTNRVLNAKGGDWGICEISLFSGDVLMSQLRAQEHLFTVLEKGADGNQPIVIGAVHECLNAKLDSLAPIIEKFCEPQVAIVSLTITEKGYCIDPATGKLDTQNARILHDLENPTEPHSAPGILVEALHRRRERGLTPFTVLSCDNIPDNGHVVKNAVLGMAEKRSPELAKWIATHVSFPGTMVDRIVPAATEASLAEITQALGVEDPCAISCEPFIQWVVEDNFVAGRPEWEIAGVQMVQDVLPWEQMKLRMLNGSHSFLAYLGYLAGFAHVSDCMQDDAFREAARRLMLDEQAPTLRITDVDLTAYADSLIDRFANPALQHRTWQIAMDGSQKLPQRMLEGARVHLQRESAWPLLALGIAGWMRYASGIDDVGNTIDVRDPLSEKIRAIVETSSETDRVSALLALAEIFGSDLPQQAQFVEAITHAYQRISERGARQAVIDTLAI; encoded by the coding sequence ATGAAGACAATTGCCTCCGCTTCGCTTCCTCCGCACGTGCAACTGCCGCGGTACGATCGCCAGCAACTGCGCTCCCGCATTGTTCATTTCGGTTTTGGCGCTTTTCACCGTGCGCATCAGGCGTTGTTAACAAACCGTGTGCTAAACGCCAAAGGGGGCGACTGGGGTATCTGTGAGATTAGCCTGTTCAGTGGCGATGTGCTGATGAGCCAGCTTCGTGCACAGGAGCACCTTTTTACCGTGCTGGAAAAAGGCGCTGACGGAAATCAGCCGATTGTTATCGGCGCTGTGCATGAATGCCTGAATGCCAAGCTCGATTCGCTGGCGCCCATTATTGAGAAATTTTGCGAACCGCAGGTAGCCATTGTTTCGCTGACCATAACCGAGAAGGGCTATTGCATCGATCCGGCGACGGGGAAGCTGGATACGCAGAACGCACGTATCCTTCACGATCTCGAAAACCCAACCGAACCGCACTCAGCGCCCGGTATTCTGGTTGAAGCCCTCCATCGCCGCCGCGAACGCGGCCTCACGCCTTTCACCGTCCTGTCGTGCGACAACATTCCTGATAACGGACATGTGGTTAAAAACGCGGTGCTGGGGATGGCAGAAAAACGCTCGCCAGAGTTAGCCAAATGGATTGCGACGCACGTGAGTTTCCCGGGCACCATGGTTGACCGCATCGTGCCCGCCGCGACGGAAGCATCGCTGGCAGAAATCACTCAGGCGTTAGGCGTGGAAGATCCCTGCGCGATCAGCTGCGAGCCGTTTATCCAGTGGGTAGTGGAAGATAATTTTGTGGCCGGCCGCCCGGAATGGGAAATCGCTGGCGTTCAGATGGTTCAGGACGTTCTGCCGTGGGAGCAGATGAAATTACGCATGCTCAACGGTAGCCACTCGTTCCTGGCGTATCTGGGTTACCTCGCGGGTTTCGCACATGTGAGTGATTGCATGCAGGACGACGCGTTTCGCGAGGCCGCTCGTCGCTTGATGCTAGATGAACAAGCTCCGACATTGCGTATCACGGATGTCGATTTAACGGCGTATGCTGACAGTCTGATCGACCGATTTGCCAATCCTGCGTTACAGCACCGCACCTGGCAAATCGCGATGGACGGTAGCCAAAAATTGCCGCAGCGCATGCTGGAAGGTGCGCGCGTACATTTGCAACGTGAAAGCGCCTGGCCACTGCTGGCACTCGGTATCGCTGGATGGATGCGTTATGCGAGTGGCATTGATGATGTTGGGAATACCATCGATGTCCGCGATCCGCTGAGCGAAAAAATTCGGGCAATTGTTGAAACCAGCAGCGAAACAGACCGCGTAAGTGCGTTACTGGCCCTTGCGGAAATTTTTGGCAGCGATTTGCCGCAGCAGGCTCAGTTTGTCGAGGCAATCACTCACGCCTACCAGCGTATTTCAGAGCGTGGTGCACGTCAGGCCGTCATTGACACCCTCGCGATTTAA
- the fruK gene encoding 1-phosphofructokinase — translation MSRRVATITLNPAYDLVGFTPEVERGEVNLVRTTGLHAAGKGINVAKVLKDLGIDVTVGGFLGKDNQDGFQQLFSELGIANRFQVVQGRTRINVKLTEKDGEVTDFNFSGFEVTPADWERFVNDSLTWLGQFDMVCVSGSLPSGVSPEAFTEWMLRLRSQCPCIIFDSSREALVAGLKASPWLVKPNRRELEIWAGRKLPELKDVIEAAHALREQGIAHVVISLGAEGALWVNASGEWIAKPPSVEVVSTVGAGDSMVGGLIYGLLMRESSEHTLRLATAVAALAVSQSNVGITERTQLAAMMARVDLQPFN, via the coding sequence ATGAGCAGACGTGTCGCCACCATTACATTGAATCCCGCTTACGATCTGGTTGGTTTTACGCCAGAAGTGGAACGCGGTGAAGTCAACCTCGTACGAACCACTGGCCTGCACGCCGCGGGTAAAGGCATTAACGTTGCGAAGGTGCTCAAAGATTTAGGCATCGACGTCACCGTGGGCGGTTTCCTGGGAAAAGACAACCAGGATGGTTTTCAGCAGTTGTTCAGCGAGCTGGGCATTGCGAACCGTTTCCAGGTCGTTCAGGGCCGCACTCGTATTAACGTTAAGTTGACAGAGAAAGACGGTGAAGTGACCGACTTCAACTTCTCCGGCTTTGAAGTCACGCCTGCGGACTGGGAGCGCTTTGTTAACGACTCTCTGACCTGGCTTGGTCAGTTTGACATGGTGTGCGTGAGTGGCAGTTTGCCGTCTGGCGTGAGCCCGGAAGCGTTCACCGAATGGATGCTGCGTCTGCGTAGCCAATGTCCATGCATTATCTTCGACAGCAGCCGCGAAGCGCTGGTTGCCGGTCTTAAAGCGTCTCCGTGGTTGGTTAAACCTAACCGTCGCGAACTTGAGATCTGGGCGGGTCGTAAACTGCCAGAATTAAAAGATGTTATTGAAGCCGCTCATGCGCTGCGTGAACAAGGTATCGCTCACGTCGTGATTTCTCTGGGTGCGGAAGGTGCGTTGTGGGTTAACGCGTCTGGCGAATGGATTGCCAAACCACCGTCGGTGGAAGTTGTGAGTACCGTGGGCGCAGGGGATTCCATGGTTGGCGGCCTGATCTATGGCCTGCTGATGCGTGAATCCAGTGAACATACTTTACGTCTTGCAACCGCTGTTGCTGCCCTGGCCGTAAGCCAGAGCAATGTTGGTATTACCGAACGTACCCAGTTGGCCGCGATGATGGCGCGCGTCGACTTACAACCTTTTAACTAA
- the setB gene encoding sugar efflux transporter SetB, with protein MHNTPAAASPKPFDLTSSAFLIVAFLTGIAGALQTPTLSLFLTNEVHARPAMVGFFFTGSAIIGILVSQFLAGRSDRKGDRKSLIVFCCLLGVFACVLFAWNRNYFVLLFVGVFLSSFGSTANPQMFALAREHADRTGREAVMFSSILRAQVSLAWVIGPPLAYALAMGFGFTVMYLSAAAAFIVCGAMVWFFLPSMRKEPKLATGTLEAPRRNRRDALLLFIICTLMWGTNSLYIINMPLFIIDELHLPEKLAGIMMGTAAGLEIPTMLIAGYYAKRFGKRFLMRIAVVAGLLFYIGMLTVKEPALLLALQLLNAIYIGILAGIGMLYFQDLMPGQAGAATTLYTNTTRVGWIIAGSLAGIVAEIWSYHTVFWFALVMCIITVGCLTRIKDI; from the coding sequence ATGCACAACACCCCCGCTGCCGCCTCACCAAAGCCATTTGATCTGACGTCATCGGCGTTTTTGATTGTTGCCTTCCTCACCGGTATTGCCGGTGCATTGCAAACGCCAACGCTGAGCTTATTTCTGACCAATGAAGTCCATGCCCGTCCGGCTATGGTCGGCTTCTTTTTTACCGGGAGCGCGATTATTGGCATTCTGGTCAGCCAGTTCCTGGCAGGCCGCTCGGACAGAAAAGGTGACCGCAAAAGTTTGATCGTTTTTTGCTGCCTGCTGGGCGTGTTCGCGTGCGTGCTGTTCGCCTGGAACCGCAACTATTTTGTCTTGCTGTTTGTCGGCGTATTTCTCAGTAGCTTTGGATCGACTGCCAACCCGCAAATGTTTGCCCTCGCACGTGAACATGCCGATCGTACGGGCCGTGAAGCAGTGATGTTCAGCTCCATTTTACGAGCACAGGTCTCGCTGGCGTGGGTGATCGGCCCTCCGCTGGCTTACGCGTTGGCGATGGGGTTTGGCTTTACCGTGATGTATCTCAGTGCGGCAGCCGCTTTTATCGTGTGCGGCGCGATGGTGTGGTTTTTCCTGCCGTCGATGCGCAAAGAGCCAAAACTGGCAACCGGTACGCTGGAAGCCCCACGGCGTAACCGTCGCGACGCCTTGCTCCTGTTTATCATCTGTACGCTGATGTGGGGGACTAACAGTCTCTACATCATTAATATGCCGCTGTTTATTATCGATGAGCTGCACTTGCCGGAAAAACTGGCGGGAATCATGATGGGAACGGCGGCAGGGCTGGAAATCCCGACCATGCTGATCGCGGGATATTATGCCAAACGCTTCGGAAAGCGTTTCCTGATGCGTATCGCAGTGGTGGCAGGTCTGCTGTTTTATATCGGAATGCTTACGGTAAAAGAACCGGCCCTGCTGCTGGCTTTACAGTTACTGAACGCCATCTATATCGGTATTCTCGCGGGTATCGGTATGCTCTATTTTCAGGATTTGATGCCCGGACAGGCTGGCGCAGCGACGACGCTTTACACCAATACCACGCGCGTGGGCTGGATAATTGCCGGATCGTTGGCAGGGATTGTGGCGGAAATATGGAGTTATCACACGGTCTTCTGGTTCGCACTGGTGATGTGCATCATCACAGTGGGCTGCCTGACGCGCATTAAAGACATCTAG
- a CDS encoding GTP-binding protein — MTKTNLITGFLGSGKTTSILHLLANKDPAEKWAVLVNEFGEVGIDGALLADSGAMVKEIPGGCMCCVNGLPMQVGLNTLLRQGKPDRLIIEPTGLGHPKQILDLLTAPVYEPWIDLRATLCVLDPRQLLDEKSVQNENFRDQLASADIIVVNKEDRATDESRAAFDLWWQHFGGDRQFVQTTQGHIDNALLDLPRLNSAELPASAAHSHSHANKKGLAALSLPAHQRWRRSLNSGQGHQACGWIFDADTRFDTIGILEWARLAPVERVKGVMRTQDGLVRINRQGADFFIETQNVAPPDSRIELISAVNTDWNLLQASLLKLRLSSGD, encoded by the coding sequence GTGACCAAAACCAACCTCATAACCGGCTTTCTCGGCAGCGGTAAAACCACTTCCATCCTTCATTTGCTGGCGAATAAAGATCCGGCAGAAAAATGGGCCGTGTTGGTCAATGAATTCGGCGAAGTCGGGATTGATGGCGCATTGCTGGCTGACAGCGGCGCGATGGTCAAAGAAATCCCAGGCGGCTGCATGTGCTGCGTCAATGGCTTACCGATGCAGGTGGGGCTAAATACGCTGTTGCGTCAGGGCAAGCCGGACCGGTTAATCATCGAACCCACCGGTTTAGGCCATCCCAAGCAGATCCTCGACCTGCTCACCGCGCCGGTATATGAGCCGTGGATCGATCTGCGGGCCACGCTTTGTGTTCTGGATCCGCGCCAGCTGCTGGATGAGAAATCCGTGCAAAATGAAAACTTCCGCGACCAGCTTGCCAGCGCAGATATCATCGTGGTGAATAAAGAAGACCGTGCCACAGACGAGAGCCGGGCAGCGTTTGACCTGTGGTGGCAGCACTTTGGCGGCGACCGCCAGTTTGTGCAGACAACCCAGGGTCATATCGATAATGCGCTGCTGGATCTTCCGCGGCTGAACTCGGCTGAACTGCCTGCCAGCGCAGCCCATTCGCACAGTCATGCCAATAAAAAAGGCCTGGCGGCGCTGAGTTTGCCTGCTCATCAGCGCTGGCGTCGCAGTCTCAATAGCGGCCAGGGACATCAGGCCTGTGGCTGGATTTTTGATGCTGATACGCGCTTTGATACAATCGGTATTCTGGAATGGGCCAGGCTCGCACCGGTCGAGCGCGTAAAAGGTGTGATGCGAACTCAGGATGGGCTGGTGCGGATCAATCGACAGGGCGCAGATTTCTTTATCGAAACACAGAACGTTGCACCGCCAGATAGCCGAATAGAGTTAATTAGTGCGGTTAACACCGACTGGAACCTGCTTCAGGCCAGCTTGTTGAAGCTTCGTTTAAGTTCGGGCGACTAA
- the uxuA gene encoding mannonate dehydratase: MEQTWRWYGPNDPVSLDDVRQAGATGVVTALHHIPNGEVWPVEEIKKRQAVLADKGLTWSVVESIPVHEDIKTHSGQFETWIANYQQSIRNLATCGIDTVCYNFMPILDWTRTDLEYQMPDGSRALRFDQIAFAAFELHILKRPSAEADYSAEEQQQALKWFEDASDADIEKLTRNIIAGLPGAEEGYTLDQFRARLAEYGDIDKNQLRENMAYFLRAIVPVAEACGLRLAVHPDDPPRPILGLPRIVSTIEDMQWLKETVDSINNGFTMCTGSYGVREDNDLVKMIEAFGDRIHFTHLRATCRENNPKTFHEAAHLGGDVNMVAVVDAILSEEQRRKHAGDMRPIPFRPDHGHQMLDDLRKKTNPGYSAIGRLKGMAEVRGVELALKMLKYPELL, from the coding sequence ATGGAACAAACCTGGCGTTGGTACGGGCCGAATGATCCGGTTTCTCTTGATGATGTGCGTCAGGCTGGCGCAACAGGCGTCGTGACCGCATTGCACCATATTCCAAACGGTGAAGTTTGGCCGGTGGAAGAGATCAAAAAACGTCAGGCGGTGCTGGCAGATAAAGGGCTGACCTGGTCAGTTGTCGAAAGTATTCCGGTGCATGAAGATATCAAAACGCATTCAGGACAATTTGAAACCTGGATCGCCAACTATCAGCAGAGTATTCGTAACCTGGCGACCTGCGGTATCGACACCGTATGCTACAACTTCATGCCAATTCTGGACTGGACGCGTACCGATCTCGAATATCAAATGCCAGACGGTTCCAGAGCACTGCGCTTTGATCAGATAGCCTTTGCGGCATTTGAACTACACATTCTAAAACGCCCGAGCGCAGAGGCGGATTACTCCGCAGAAGAGCAACAGCAGGCGCTGAAATGGTTTGAAGACGCTTCTGACGCTGATATCGAAAAGCTGACGCGTAATATTATCGCGGGTCTGCCGGGTGCTGAAGAGGGTTACACCCTGGATCAGTTCCGCGCGCGTTTGGCGGAATACGGCGACATCGATAAAAATCAGCTCCGTGAAAATATGGCATATTTCCTGCGGGCGATTGTGCCGGTGGCGGAAGCCTGTGGTTTACGTCTGGCCGTTCATCCGGACGATCCACCGCGCCCGATTCTCGGTCTGCCACGCATTGTTTCTACCATTGAAGATATGCAGTGGCTGAAAGAGACCGTTGATAGCATTAACAACGGCTTCACTATGTGTACGGGTTCGTACGGCGTGCGTGAAGATAACGATCTGGTGAAGATGATTGAAGCCTTCGGCGATCGCATTCACTTCACCCATCTGCGCGCGACCTGTCGTGAAAATAACCCTAAAACCTTCCACGAAGCGGCTCATTTGGGTGGCGACGTGAATATGGTGGCGGTAGTGGATGCGATTCTGAGCGAAGAGCAGCGCCGTAAGCACGCTGGAGATATGCGTCCGATTCCATTCCGTCCGGATCACGGGCATCAAATGCTTGACGATTTACGCAAGAAAACGAATCCGGGTTATTCTGCGATTGGCCGTCTGAAAGGGATGGCGGAAGTGCGAGGCGTGGAACTGGCGCTGAAGATGCTGAAGTATCCAGAACTGTTGTAA